The following proteins come from a genomic window of Panthera leo isolate Ple1 chromosome E2, P.leo_Ple1_pat1.1, whole genome shotgun sequence:
- the LOC122208909 gene encoding uncharacterized protein LOC122208909, with product MNCTGDQTMCLTLNGTWNGGGPQILKGCATPNVCHLQVNTTLGPETSGFRLVSQPECNYVVTPTLPGPPANTSLTTDGVTVCVTCSGLNTCDAVLCPADRNYCLQTAGILALGKGDSVVWRSGSCVALRDCLFGSSVSAFTSSVDFGFQINSTCCQGNCQALTPPEGVPASHPLSGFLCPTCPNGHPGPCNSSFYVQCPVGETECVQLDLLSTEGSQNVTLRGCGSQNLCGVPDATAKALLTFPGHRLAHQPHCSTSRRAILESECPSGAPPGLRLARSVLLVALGFLALS from the exons ATGAACTGCACAGGGGACCAGACTATGTGTCTCACCCTCAACGGGACGTGGAATGGAG GGGGTCCCCAAATCCTGAAGGGCTGTGCTACCCCAAATGTCTGCCACCTGCAAGTGAACACCACCCTGGGCCCAGAAACGTCTGGATTTCGTCTCGTCAGCCAGCCTGAATGCAACTATGTGGTTACACCCACCCTGCCAG GCCCCCCTGCAAACACGTCTCTGACCACGGACGGGGTCACTGTCTGTGTCACCTGCTCAGGACTCAATACTTGTGACGCTGTCCTCTGCCCAGCAGATCGGAACTACTGCCTTCAGACAGCAGGCATCCTAG CCTTAGGGAAAGGTGACTCTGTCGTCTGGAGAAGCGGCTCCTGTGTGGCCCTCAGGGACTGCCTATTTGGCAGCTCGGTCTCTGCCTTCACCTCCAGCGTGGACTTTGGCTTCCAGATCAACTCCACCTGTTGCCAAGGCAACTGCCAAGCACTCACTCCTCCCG AAGGGGTGCCAGCCTCACACCCCCTGAGCGGGTTCCTGTGTCCTACATGTCCTAACGGCCACCCGGGGCCCTGCAATTCCTCCTTCTACGTGCAGTGTCCCGTCGGGGAGACTGAGTGTGTCCAGCTGGACCTGCTGTCTACAGAAG GCAGCCAGAACGTGACCCTGCGCGGCTGCGGCTCCCAAAACCTGTGCGGGGTCCCCGACGCCACCGCCAAGGCGCTGCTGACGTTCCCCGGCCACCGGCTGGCCCACCAGCCCCACTGCAGCACCAGCCGGCGCGCCATCCTGGAATCCGAGTGCCCCTCTGGCGCGCCGCCTGGCCTCCGCCTCGCCCGGTCCGTGCTGCTGGTGGCCCTGGGCTTCCTGGCCCTCTCCTGA